One genomic segment of Scophthalmus maximus strain ysfricsl-2021 chromosome 3, ASM2237912v1, whole genome shotgun sequence includes these proteins:
- the dpp7 gene encoding dipeptidyl peptidase 2 isoform X2: protein MNEMFAPLVLTVIVFSVGALPVARLKTEPQFTEKYFTQTLDHFNFNSMGNGTFSQRYLITDKYWKKGYGPIFFYTGNEGDIWEFARNSGFITELAAQQGALVIFAEHRYYGRSLPFGKDSFDIPRIGLLTVEQALADYSVMITELKRQLPAADCPVVVFGGSYGGMLSVYMRLKYPNVVAGALAASAPILSTAGLGDPRQFFRDVTADFESVAPECGDAVRGAFRQLKELAERQDYSRIQSEFTLCEPPSSAQDVHQLYGLLRNAFTMMAMLDYPYSTHFMGNMPANPVKVACDTMLSGSDLLANLRNSAGIVYNATGELTCFDLYSLYLECADPTGCGLGFNSLAWDYQACTEVNLCFESNNVTDMFPPMPFTQGDRELYCSKRWAVVPRPDWFKTQFWGDALSTASNIIFSNGDLDPWANGGVRKSLSSSLIAVNIPEGAHHLDLRGSHDADPVSVISARKTEADVIAQWVKTERSRLHPSL, encoded by the exons ATGAATGAGATGTTTGCTCCTCTCGTGCTGACAGTGATCGTGTTCTCTGTCGGGGCGCTGCCGGTCGCTCGGTTAAAG ACAGAGCCGCAGTTCACAGAAAAGTATTTCACTCAGACTCTGGATCACTTCAACTTCAACAGCATGGGGAACGGGACGTTCAGTCAGCGTTACCTGATTACag atAAGTACTGGAAGAAAGGCTACGGTCCGATTTTCTTCTACACGGGCAACGAGGGCGACATCTGGGAATTTGCCCGCAACTCCGGATTCATCACAGAGTTGGCAGCTCAGCAGGGGGCCCTCGTCATATTTGCTGAACAT AGGTACTACGGCAGGTCGCTGCCGTTCGGCAAAGACTCCTTCGACATCCCTCGGATCGGCCTGCTGACCGTGGAGCAGGCGCTCGCCGACTACAGCGTCATGATCACCGAGCTGAAGCGGCAGCTGCCCGCCGCCGACTGTCCCGTCGTCGTGTTTGGCGGCAG TTACGGCGGAATGCTGTCAGTCTATATGAGACTCAAGTATCCGAACGTCGTGGCTGGAGCTCTGGCGGCCAGCGCCCCCATACTGTCCACTGCTGGGCTGGGAGACCCCCGGCAGTTTTTCCGAGATGTTACGGCT GATTTCGAGAGTGTCGCCCCTGAATGCGGAGACGCCGTGAGAGGAGCTTTCCGTCAGCTGAAAGAATTAGCCGAGCGCCAAG ATTACAGTCGCATCCAGTCCGAGTTCACTCTGTGCGAACCTCCATCGTCTGCTCAGGACGTGCACCAGCTGTACGGCCTGCTGAGGAACGCCTTCACTATGATGGCCATGCTGGATTACCCCTACAGCACCCACTTCATGGGCAACATGCCCGCCAACCCTgtcaag GTGGCCTGTGACACCATGCTGAGTGGATCGGACCTACTCGCCAACCTCAGGAACTCAGCAG GGATCGTGTACAACGCTACCGGGGAGCTGACGTGTTTCGACCTGTACAGTCTGTATCTGGAGTGTGCGGATCCCACTGGATGTGGACTGGGCTTCAACAGCCTGGCCTGGGACTACCAG GCGTGCACGGAGGTCAACCTGTGCTTCGAGAGCAACAATGTGACGGACATGTTTCCTCCCATGCCCTTCACCCAGGGGGACCGCGAGCTCTACTGCTCCAAGCGCTGGGCTGTGGTTCCGCGACCAGACTGGTTCAAAACCCAGTTCTGGGGCGATG CCCTCTCCACAGCCAGCAACATCATCTTCTCCAATGGCGACCTGGACCCATGGGCGAACGGAGGG GTGCGCAAGTCCCTGAGCTCGTCGCTGATAGCCGTCAACATCCCTGAGGGAGCCCATCATCTGGACCTGAG AGGATCCCACGATGCCGACCCGGTGTCAGTGATCAGCGCCAGGAAAACGGAAGCAGACGTCATCGCACAGTGGGTGAAGACGGAGCGGAGCAGATTACATCCGTCACTTTAA
- the dpp7 gene encoding dipeptidyl peptidase 2 isoform X1, whose translation MNEMFAPLVLTVIVFSVGALPVARLKSRKHDGFQTEPQFTEKYFTQTLDHFNFNSMGNGTFSQRYLITDKYWKKGYGPIFFYTGNEGDIWEFARNSGFITELAAQQGALVIFAEHRYYGRSLPFGKDSFDIPRIGLLTVEQALADYSVMITELKRQLPAADCPVVVFGGSYGGMLSVYMRLKYPNVVAGALAASAPILSTAGLGDPRQFFRDVTADFESVAPECGDAVRGAFRQLKELAERQDYSRIQSEFTLCEPPSSAQDVHQLYGLLRNAFTMMAMLDYPYSTHFMGNMPANPVKVACDTMLSGSDLLANLRNSAGIVYNATGELTCFDLYSLYLECADPTGCGLGFNSLAWDYQACTEVNLCFESNNVTDMFPPMPFTQGDRELYCSKRWAVVPRPDWFKTQFWGDALSTASNIIFSNGDLDPWANGGVRKSLSSSLIAVNIPEGAHHLDLRGSHDADPVSVISARKTEADVIAQWVKTERSRLHPSL comes from the exons ATGAATGAGATGTTTGCTCCTCTCGTGCTGACAGTGATCGTGTTCTCTGTCGGGGCGCTGCCGGTCGCTCGGTTAAAG TCAAGAAAACACGATGGATTCCAGACAGAGCCGCAGTTCACAGAAAAGTATTTCACTCAGACTCTGGATCACTTCAACTTCAACAGCATGGGGAACGGGACGTTCAGTCAGCGTTACCTGATTACag atAAGTACTGGAAGAAAGGCTACGGTCCGATTTTCTTCTACACGGGCAACGAGGGCGACATCTGGGAATTTGCCCGCAACTCCGGATTCATCACAGAGTTGGCAGCTCAGCAGGGGGCCCTCGTCATATTTGCTGAACAT AGGTACTACGGCAGGTCGCTGCCGTTCGGCAAAGACTCCTTCGACATCCCTCGGATCGGCCTGCTGACCGTGGAGCAGGCGCTCGCCGACTACAGCGTCATGATCACCGAGCTGAAGCGGCAGCTGCCCGCCGCCGACTGTCCCGTCGTCGTGTTTGGCGGCAG TTACGGCGGAATGCTGTCAGTCTATATGAGACTCAAGTATCCGAACGTCGTGGCTGGAGCTCTGGCGGCCAGCGCCCCCATACTGTCCACTGCTGGGCTGGGAGACCCCCGGCAGTTTTTCCGAGATGTTACGGCT GATTTCGAGAGTGTCGCCCCTGAATGCGGAGACGCCGTGAGAGGAGCTTTCCGTCAGCTGAAAGAATTAGCCGAGCGCCAAG ATTACAGTCGCATCCAGTCCGAGTTCACTCTGTGCGAACCTCCATCGTCTGCTCAGGACGTGCACCAGCTGTACGGCCTGCTGAGGAACGCCTTCACTATGATGGCCATGCTGGATTACCCCTACAGCACCCACTTCATGGGCAACATGCCCGCCAACCCTgtcaag GTGGCCTGTGACACCATGCTGAGTGGATCGGACCTACTCGCCAACCTCAGGAACTCAGCAG GGATCGTGTACAACGCTACCGGGGAGCTGACGTGTTTCGACCTGTACAGTCTGTATCTGGAGTGTGCGGATCCCACTGGATGTGGACTGGGCTTCAACAGCCTGGCCTGGGACTACCAG GCGTGCACGGAGGTCAACCTGTGCTTCGAGAGCAACAATGTGACGGACATGTTTCCTCCCATGCCCTTCACCCAGGGGGACCGCGAGCTCTACTGCTCCAAGCGCTGGGCTGTGGTTCCGCGACCAGACTGGTTCAAAACCCAGTTCTGGGGCGATG CCCTCTCCACAGCCAGCAACATCATCTTCTCCAATGGCGACCTGGACCCATGGGCGAACGGAGGG GTGCGCAAGTCCCTGAGCTCGTCGCTGATAGCCGTCAACATCCCTGAGGGAGCCCATCATCTGGACCTGAG AGGATCCCACGATGCCGACCCGGTGTCAGTGATCAGCGCCAGGAAAACGGAAGCAGACGTCATCGCACAGTGGGTGAAGACGGAGCGGAGCAGATTACATCCGTCACTTTAA